The following proteins come from a genomic window of Corallococcus sp. NCRR:
- a CDS encoding DUF1028 domain-containing protein: protein MKSLKHGLLAASCLMFASTSALAAAPTGRANPRLMGTRAIVACDAVEKSCGVASISFPSGISGLVPYGRPDVAVATMFYPSVDDAEAIIARTDAGDTAQAAVDYVFTVDPYADYRQLAAVKLNADGTITVGQQTGAESASQRCAVKGANFVVQANNQTTATICDAMVLGFQKATGSLPQRLLASLKAGARVGGDNNGERSGVIRVWSSENEAVFYTKVLADAVVHSSRNALRELDVEMNRYQAGVAAPYASDLIPLDKETAKVVKRVLHKLGYYQGRMDATWNEAAEAALYDFNWNNLFFLKPTVVVDGQRKIDGPLVNSLRDADLEALAPAKH, encoded by the coding sequence ATGAAGTCGCTCAAGCACGGCCTGCTGGCTGCCTCCTGCCTGATGTTCGCGTCCACGTCCGCCCTCGCGGCGGCGCCCACCGGCCGCGCCAATCCGCGCCTCATGGGCACGCGCGCCATCGTCGCGTGCGACGCGGTGGAGAAGTCCTGCGGCGTGGCCAGCATCTCCTTCCCCTCGGGCATCAGCGGCCTGGTGCCCTATGGCCGTCCGGACGTGGCGGTGGCCACCATGTTCTACCCCTCGGTGGATGACGCCGAGGCGATCATCGCCCGCACCGACGCGGGCGACACGGCCCAGGCCGCCGTCGACTACGTGTTCACCGTGGATCCGTACGCGGACTACCGCCAACTCGCCGCGGTGAAGCTCAATGCAGACGGTACCATCACCGTGGGGCAGCAGACCGGCGCGGAGAGCGCATCGCAGCGCTGCGCCGTGAAGGGCGCGAACTTCGTGGTGCAGGCCAACAACCAGACCACCGCCACCATCTGCGACGCCATGGTGCTGGGCTTCCAGAAGGCCACGGGCAGCCTGCCGCAGCGGCTGCTCGCGTCGCTCAAGGCGGGGGCCCGGGTGGGCGGCGACAACAACGGCGAGCGCTCCGGTGTCATCCGCGTCTGGAGTTCGGAGAACGAAGCGGTCTTCTACACGAAGGTGCTGGCGGACGCCGTCGTGCACAGCAGCAGGAACGCGCTGCGGGAGCTGGACGTGGAGATGAACCGCTACCAGGCGGGCGTCGCGGCGCCGTACGCGTCGGACCTCATCCCGCTGGACAAGGAGACGGCGAAGGTCGTGAAGCGCGTGCTGCACAAGCTCGGGTACTACCAGGGCCGCATGGACGCGACCTGGAACGAGGCCGCGGAAGCAGCGCTGTATGACTTCAACTGGAACAACCTGTTCTTCCTCAAGCCCACCGTGGTGGTGGACGGTCAGCGGAAGATCGACGGTCCGCTGGTCAACTCCCTGCGCGACGCGGACCTGGAAGCGCTCGCGCCCGCGAAACACTGA
- a CDS encoding acyl-CoA dehydrogenase family protein, translating to MPRADITDLFRIDDLLSAEEKAARDAVARFVDSEVLPIIGKHFRDGTFPAHLIPGLAELGVLGANLQGYGCAGMNTVSYGLVLQELERGDSGLRSFASVQGSLCMFPIHAYGSEEQKTRFLPGMAKGQLIGCFGLTEPDFGSNPGGMRARARKDGDTWVLNGTKAWITNGSIADVAVVWAKTDDGGPESVRGFLVEKGMPGFSAREIPGKFSLRASRTSELSFQDVRVPDRNVLPGVVGLRGPLSCLNNARAGIAFAVTGAAIACFEGAREYALSRTQFDGKSIAGYQLTQEKLADMLQEIVKAQLLGLRLARLKDEGKSNPVMVSLAKRNNVKSALDIARVARSIYGANGITDDYPPVRHMLNLESVFTYEGTHEVHTLVLGKAITGIDAFG from the coding sequence ATGCCCCGCGCCGACATCACCGACCTGTTCCGCATCGACGACCTGCTGTCCGCCGAGGAGAAGGCCGCGCGCGACGCGGTGGCCCGCTTCGTGGACTCGGAGGTGCTGCCCATCATCGGCAAGCACTTCCGCGACGGCACCTTCCCCGCGCACCTCATCCCGGGCCTGGCGGAGCTGGGCGTGCTGGGCGCGAACCTCCAGGGCTACGGCTGCGCGGGCATGAACACCGTCAGCTATGGCCTGGTGTTGCAGGAGCTGGAGCGCGGTGACTCCGGCCTGCGCAGCTTCGCGTCCGTGCAGGGCTCGCTGTGCATGTTCCCCATCCACGCCTATGGCAGCGAGGAGCAGAAGACGCGCTTCCTGCCCGGCATGGCGAAGGGACAGCTCATCGGCTGCTTCGGCCTCACCGAGCCCGACTTCGGCTCCAACCCCGGCGGCATGCGCGCCCGCGCCCGGAAGGACGGAGACACCTGGGTGCTCAACGGCACCAAGGCCTGGATCACCAACGGCAGCATCGCGGACGTCGCGGTGGTGTGGGCGAAGACGGACGACGGCGGTCCGGAGTCCGTGCGCGGCTTCCTGGTGGAGAAGGGGATGCCCGGCTTCAGCGCGCGGGAGATTCCCGGCAAGTTCTCCCTGCGCGCGTCACGCACCAGCGAGCTGTCCTTCCAGGACGTACGCGTGCCGGACCGCAACGTGCTGCCCGGCGTCGTGGGCCTGCGCGGTCCGCTGTCGTGCCTCAACAACGCGCGAGCGGGCATCGCGTTCGCGGTGACGGGCGCGGCCATCGCATGCTTCGAGGGCGCGCGCGAATACGCGCTGTCCCGCACGCAGTTCGACGGCAAGTCCATCGCCGGCTACCAGCTCACGCAGGAGAAGCTGGCGGACATGCTCCAGGAGATCGTCAAGGCGCAGTTGCTCGGCCTGCGGCTCGCGCGCCTCAAGGACGAGGGCAAGAGCAACCCCGTGATGGTGAGCCTGGCCAAGCGCAACAACGTGAAGAGCGCGCTCGACATCGCCCGCGTGGCCCGGAGCATCTACGGCGCCAACGGCATCACGGACGACTATCCGCCCGTGCGCCACATGCTGAATCTGGAGAGTGTCTTCACCTACGAGGGCACCCACGAGGTGCACACGCTGGTGCTGGGCAAGGCCATCACCGGCATCGACGCGTTCGGCTGA
- a CDS encoding DUF2058 family protein yields the protein MQNLRDKLLKAGLVSEEQAKKSDSTPSAPRRQEDNRGSAPRAPARPGRDENRTAGGPPRRDDRGGPPRREGGGGPPRGAGGPPRQGAGGPPRQGGGFRGGPQGGFGANARPGAPAEKPIPKLPPMPGSKAYQRAESKKQVELDRALRELVLGAQVPQEPGETAFYFMTRKGKLRRMELSPAQAKQLEDGELGVVERPEPAQIEHSLVPAAAAEQMFALSQKAVRFFNRKENPVGFMNDEELKAQQAAEASGTAPEVADEPEAAAEGSEEGGESAEATASEPSSESAGEPNNEGGTQS from the coding sequence ATGCAGAACCTGCGAGACAAGTTGTTGAAAGCGGGCCTCGTCTCCGAGGAGCAGGCCAAGAAGTCCGACTCCACGCCCTCGGCGCCACGGCGCCAGGAGGACAACCGGGGGAGCGCTCCACGCGCGCCTGCCCGGCCAGGACGTGATGAGAATCGGACAGCCGGAGGCCCGCCGCGCCGCGATGACCGCGGAGGTCCGCCGCGCCGCGAGGGCGGTGGTGGTCCGCCGCGTGGCGCCGGAGGTCCCCCTCGCCAGGGTGCGGGTGGTCCGCCGCGCCAGGGCGGAGGCTTCCGGGGCGGCCCCCAGGGCGGGTTCGGCGCCAACGCGCGTCCGGGCGCGCCCGCGGAGAAGCCCATCCCCAAGCTGCCGCCCATGCCGGGCTCCAAGGCCTACCAGCGCGCCGAGTCCAAGAAGCAGGTGGAGCTGGACCGCGCCCTGCGCGAGCTGGTGCTCGGCGCCCAGGTGCCCCAGGAGCCAGGCGAGACGGCGTTCTACTTCATGACGCGCAAGGGAAAGCTGCGCCGCATGGAGCTGAGCCCCGCCCAGGCCAAGCAGTTGGAGGACGGTGAGCTGGGCGTGGTGGAGCGTCCGGAGCCCGCGCAGATTGAGCACTCGCTGGTGCCCGCCGCCGCGGCCGAGCAGATGTTCGCGCTGTCGCAGAAGGCCGTGCGCTTCTTCAACCGCAAGGAGAACCCCGTCGGCTTCATGAACGACGAGGAGCTCAAGGCGCAGCAGGCCGCCGAGGCCTCCGGCACCGCGCCGGAAGTCGCCGACGAGCCCGAGGCCGCCGCGGAGGGTTCCGAGGAGGGCGGCGAGTCCGCGGAGGCCACCGCCTCCGAGCCGTCATCCGAGTCCGCTGGCGAGCCGAACAACGAAGGCGGCACCCAGTCCTGA
- a CDS encoding peptidase M3, which produces MDRPLLSVRSRLDDFLAELATLQYRYGAGLSPDLPVARLYASFPELSSPDTFAAANEALARAKGKDDPVALRRITLVRELIATQVEESLALPAADAVVALEARSHIPADDTTLSLAQALSQIPREPSRSRRALLERGAGNFLWDHRGPYGDRRDASLQAAEVLGFPDYPSLRQDVTGIDAGKLAEAAEETLQRTEDAYRDVLAYVLRKLEPTLRPLPGGEARRHDVQHALRAPWMDAHFRREDTVPAVMRWLSDWGLHPEAGGRIRLDDEARPGKASRPFVAAVRVPHEIRLVLQPRSGMDALGDLLHEMGHAWHLAHVDADAPMELRRLGDASVTEAYAATFERLLLSPPWLKRYLGLPSGTTKDVVRLAAFQALAVLRRHCAKLSYELSLTTKGASADRADEYADGQRRALFAQPHPGFFLHDVDSQLYVTRYLRAWALETRLTASLLERFNEDFWRNPAAFTWLKGLFARGGAADAEGLATEVSGTPLALPEAGARLVAILNQ; this is translated from the coding sequence ATGGACCGCCCCCTGCTCTCCGTCCGGTCGCGGCTGGATGACTTCCTCGCCGAACTGGCCACCCTCCAGTACCGCTACGGCGCCGGACTCTCCCCGGACCTCCCCGTCGCCCGCCTGTACGCGTCCTTCCCGGAGCTGTCCTCGCCGGACACCTTCGCCGCCGCCAACGAGGCGCTCGCCCGCGCGAAGGGCAAGGACGACCCCGTCGCCCTCCGCCGCATCACGCTGGTGCGCGAGCTCATCGCCACCCAGGTGGAGGAGTCGCTCGCCCTGCCCGCGGCGGACGCCGTCGTCGCGCTGGAGGCCCGCTCCCACATCCCCGCGGACGACACGACGCTGTCGCTGGCCCAGGCCCTGTCCCAGATTCCGCGCGAGCCCAGCCGCTCCCGCCGCGCCCTGCTGGAGCGCGGCGCCGGCAACTTCCTCTGGGACCACCGGGGCCCGTACGGAGACCGGCGCGACGCCTCCCTCCAGGCCGCGGAGGTGCTGGGCTTCCCGGACTACCCCTCGCTGCGCCAGGACGTCACGGGCATCGACGCGGGCAAGCTGGCCGAAGCCGCCGAGGAGACCCTCCAGCGCACCGAGGACGCCTACCGCGACGTGCTGGCCTACGTGCTGCGCAAGCTGGAGCCCACCCTGCGCCCGCTGCCCGGCGGCGAGGCGCGGCGCCATGACGTGCAGCACGCCCTGCGCGCCCCGTGGATGGACGCGCACTTCCGCCGCGAGGACACCGTCCCCGCCGTGATGCGCTGGCTGTCCGACTGGGGCCTCCACCCGGAGGCCGGCGGCCGCATCCGCCTGGACGACGAGGCCCGCCCCGGCAAGGCGTCACGCCCCTTCGTCGCCGCCGTGCGCGTGCCCCACGAAATCCGCCTGGTCCTCCAGCCTCGGAGCGGCATGGACGCGCTGGGCGACCTGCTCCACGAAATGGGCCACGCGTGGCACCTGGCCCACGTGGACGCGGACGCCCCCATGGAGCTGCGCCGCCTGGGCGACGCCTCCGTCACGGAGGCCTACGCCGCCACCTTCGAGCGGCTCCTGCTGTCCCCGCCCTGGCTCAAGCGCTACCTGGGCCTGCCGTCCGGCACCACGAAGGACGTCGTGCGCCTGGCCGCCTTCCAGGCCCTGGCCGTGCTGCGCCGCCACTGCGCGAAGCTGTCCTACGAGCTGTCCCTCACCACCAAGGGCGCCTCCGCGGACCGCGCGGACGAGTACGCCGACGGCCAGCGCCGCGCCCTCTTCGCGCAGCCGCACCCGGGCTTCTTCCTGCATGACGTGGATTCGCAGCTCTACGTCACCCGCTACCTGCGGGCCTGGGCCCTGGAGACCCGGCTCACCGCTTCTCTGCTGGAGCGGTTCAACGAGGACTTCTGGCGCAACCCCGCCGCCTTCACCTGGCTCAAGGGGCTCTTCGCGCGGGGCGGCGCCGCCGACGCGGAGGGACTGGCCACGGAGGTCTCGGGCACGCCGCTGGCGTTGCCCGAGGCGGGAGCGCGCCTCGTGGCCATCCTCAACCAGTAG
- a CDS encoding RluA family pseudouridine synthase, whose translation MKRRTFRAEGAHVGRALVDAVAAELALPVADVRRLVDVGAVYVAGRRARDGAVKLQAAQVVTVVLEEAGQSPLEASKPAAPLRVLFEDAEVIAVDKPAGLNAQPTEGRVGGSLVDLVSEHLGRQAGLVHRLDRETSGVTVFGKTPAATSALAEAFREGTARKRYLAATGPGLPAGGTVDLPLSKDPSRPGRWRATRAANGVPAWTDYRTLFAGEAFSLVELLPRTGRTHQLRAHLTALEHPILGDARYGGAGSAGGLMAPRCLLHAHALELGHPRTGRPLRLEAPVPEDLRAFFESAGARVPEGPIVAADAP comes from the coding sequence ATGAAGCGCCGGACGTTCCGGGCGGAGGGGGCGCACGTGGGGCGCGCCCTGGTGGACGCGGTGGCGGCGGAGCTGGCGCTGCCGGTGGCGGACGTGCGGCGGCTGGTGGACGTGGGCGCCGTGTACGTGGCGGGGCGGCGCGCGCGGGATGGGGCGGTGAAGCTCCAGGCCGCGCAGGTGGTGACGGTGGTGCTGGAGGAGGCGGGGCAGAGCCCGCTGGAGGCCTCGAAGCCCGCGGCCCCCTTGCGCGTGCTGTTCGAGGACGCGGAGGTCATCGCGGTGGACAAGCCCGCGGGCCTGAACGCGCAGCCCACGGAAGGCCGCGTGGGCGGAAGCCTGGTGGACCTGGTGAGCGAGCACCTGGGCCGGCAGGCGGGGCTGGTGCACCGGCTGGACCGGGAGACGTCCGGGGTGACGGTGTTCGGCAAGACGCCCGCCGCCACCTCCGCGCTGGCCGAGGCGTTCCGGGAGGGCACCGCGCGCAAGCGGTACCTCGCGGCGACAGGGCCGGGGCTCCCGGCGGGCGGCACGGTGGACCTGCCCCTGTCGAAGGACCCGTCGCGGCCGGGGCGCTGGCGGGCGACCCGCGCGGCCAATGGCGTGCCCGCGTGGACGGACTACCGGACGCTGTTCGCGGGGGAGGCGTTCAGCCTGGTGGAGCTGCTGCCCCGGACGGGCCGCACGCACCAACTCCGGGCGCACCTGACGGCGCTGGAGCACCCCATCCTGGGGGACGCTCGCTACGGCGGCGCGGGGAGCGCGGGGGGGCTGATGGCGCCGCGCTGCCTGCTGCATGCGCACGCGCTGGAGCTGGGGCATCCGCGCACGGGCCGGCCGCTGCGGCTGGAGGCGCCGGTGCCGGAGGACCTGCGGGCCTTCTTCGAGTCGGCGGGCGCGCGCGTTCCGGAGGGGCCCATCGTGGCCGCGGACGCGCCCTGA